Proteins from a genomic interval of Neodiprion lecontei isolate iyNeoLeco1 chromosome 2, iyNeoLeco1.1, whole genome shotgun sequence:
- the LOC107228233 gene encoding LIM homeobox transcription factor 1-beta-like isoform X2 — translation MLEFYPSAPGPNNHPGEPGQPLLPTPTMSFPPGMNNNNSEPTVSVKTEAGLLEAICAACGRGIADRYVMRVGEKSYHEDCLSCAACASPLVHTCFTRDHKLYCRVDYERIFAVKCSRCMEKIRCSDLVMRVAGLFFHVECFACCMCGQSLPRGAHFILRQGQPICRRDFEHERYVHSPQDDDLLDESRPPDGRRGPKRPRTILTSAQRRQFKASFEVSPKPCRKVREALAKDTGLSVRVVQVWFQNQRAKMKKLQRKAKAEPGAEKEPKEERAGESPHSDHNTYAGHSGESFCSSDLSLDGTEAGFDIGDGDNGGPDGSHPGGPHSHHGPPPHEAPTLSQSLHAAMHNPIDKLFMMQSSYFSGEHA, via the exons ATGCTGGAATTCTACCCGTCGGCCCCAGGGCCAAACAACCACCCTGGAGAACCGGGCCAACCATTGCTACCGACACCAACAATGTCTTTCCCTCCAGGAATGAACAACAATAACTCTG AGCCAACGGTGTCGGTGAAGACGGAGGCGGGACTCCTAGAGGCGATTTGCGCAGCTTGCGGTCGAGGCATTGCGGACAGATACGTAATGCGAGTAGGAGAGAAAAGTTACCACGAGGATTGCCTCTCTTGCGCTGCATGCGCGTCTCCCTTGGTTCACACCTGTTTCACCCGGGATCACAAGCTCTACTGCAGGGTGGACTACGAGCGCATATTCGCGGTGAAGTGCAGCCGATGCATGGAAAAGATTCGATGTTCGGATCTCGTGATGCGGGTGGCCGGCCTCTTCTTTCACGTCGAATGTTTCGCCTGCTGCATGTGCGGACAGAGCCTTCCTCGAGGGGCTCATTTCATCCTGAGACAGGGGCAACCCATATGTAGAAGAGACTTCGAGCACGAGCGTTACGTTCACAGTCCTCAAG ACGACGACCTCCTGGACGAAAGTCGACCTCCGGACGGGCGTCGCGGCCCCAAAAGGCCCCGCACTATTCTGACTTCCGCTCAGAGACGCCAGTTCAAAGCGTCCTTCGAAGTGTCGCCTAAGCCTTGCAGAAAAGTGCGCGAGGCTCTCGCCAAAGACACTGGTCTCAGTGTTCGGGTCGTGCAAGTCTGGTTCCAAAATCAGAGGGCGAAGATGAAGAAACTTCAGAGAAAAGCGAAGGCGGAACCTGGCGCCGAAAAGGAACCGAAGGAGGAACGCGCCGGGGAAAGTCCTCACAGCGATCACA ACACATACGCGGGACATTCCGGCGAGAGTTTCTGCAGCAGTGACCTTTCTCTGGACGGTACCGAGGCCGGGTTCGATATCGGGGATGGGGATAACGGGGGCCCGGATGGGAGTCATCCTGGTGGGCCTCATTCCCATCACGGACCTCCCCCGCACGAAGCGCCGACACTTTCCCAGAGCCTACACGCCGCGATGCATAATCCGATAGACAAACTCTTCATGATGCAAAGCAGTTATTTTAGCGGCGAACATGCGTAG
- the LOC107228234 gene encoding LIM homeobox transcription factor 1-alpha isoform X1, with product MALLDPAGLGMGAMAICAACGRGIADRYVMRVIERSYHEDCLSCAACASPLAHSCFTRDHKLYCRADYDRIYGHKCLGCGLTVAAEELVMRAGEEGAFHLRCFVCVVCGSRLQKGDQFVLKQGQLFCRADYEKEVEMMQGYTQLGDFGSDELATIAKSQDGRRGPKRPRTILTTQQRRAFKASFEVSPKPCRKVRENLAKETGLSVRIVQVWFQNQRAKIKKIQKKQRQEGKTDKEMDAANKKISKEEEHNSCSDVETGTAEYLRSAEDHFLPVKEEVDPDDVFFNQQHHSEYPGGDEKINHLRLMPYPTLPPYHPSGAPERSLSYSSPLQGGPGIGLNPIDRLYSMHTSYFCEEDNGITE from the exons ATGGCCCTGCTTGATCCCGCGGGTCTAGGTATGGGAGCGATGGCGATTTGCGCGGCCTGCGGTCGTGGGATTGCTGACAGGTACGTGATGAGAGTAATCGAGAGGAGTTACCACGAGGACTGCCTTTCCTGCGCAGCCTGCGCCTCGCCCTTGGCTCACTCCTGCTTCACCCGCGACCACAAGCTCTACTGCAGGGCGGATTACGACAG AATTTATGGTCACAAATGTCTGGGTTGTGGTCTCACAGTGGCTGCCGAAGAATTGGTCATGAGGGCTGGCGAGGAGGGCGCCTTTCACCTAAGATGTTTCGTCTGCGTTGTCTGCGGCTCCCGCCTTCAAAAAGGCGACCAATTTGTCCTGAAACAAGGCCAGTTATTCTGTAGAGCTGACTACGAAAAGGAAGTTGAGATGATGCAGGGTTACACGCAGC TCGGGGATTTCGGCTCTGACGAACTTGCGACGATCGCCAAATCCCAGGATGGAAGACGAGGACCGAAAAGACCACGCACTATCCTCACCACGCAGCAGAGAAGAGCGTTCAAGGCCTCCTTCGAAGTCAGTCCGAAGCCCTGTCGCAAGGTGCGCGAAAACCTTGCCAAGGAAACTGGGCTCAGCGTGAGAATAGTCCAG GTATGGTTCCAAAATCAGAGGGCAAAGATCAAAAAGATCCAGAAGAAGCAGAGACAGGAGGGTAAGACGGACAAGGAAATGGATGCGGCTAACAAGAAGAtatcgaaagaagaagagcaCA ACAGCTGCAGCGACGTGGAGACCGGCACAGCCGAGTACCTTAGATCCGCCGAGGATCACTTTTTGCCCGTCAAAGAAGAAGTTGACCCCGACGACGTCTTCTTCAACCAGCAACATCACTCCGAGTATCCAG GGGGGGATGAGAAGATCAACCACCTGAGGCTCATGCCGTACCCAACGCTGCCTCCGTATCATCCTAGCGGAGCACCTGAACGAAGTTTGTCATATTCATCACCGCTGCAAGGTGGTCCAGGTATCGGTCTCAATCCCATCGACAGGCTGTACTCGATGCACACGAGCTACTTTTGCGAAGAAGATAACGGTATTACGGAATGA
- the LOC107228233 gene encoding LIM homeobox transcription factor 1-beta-like isoform X1 — MLEFYPSAPGPNNHPGEPGQPLLPTPTMSFPPGMNNNNSEPTVSVKTEAGLLEAICAACGRGIADRYVMRVGEKSYHEDCLSCAACASPLVHTCFTRDHKLYCRVDYERIFAVKCSRCMEKIRCSDLVMRVAGLFFHVECFACCMCGQSLPRGAHFILRQGQPICRRDFEHERYVHSPQDDDLLDESRPPDGRRGPKRPRTILTSAQRRQFKASFEVSPKPCRKVREALAKDTGLSVRVVQVWFQNQRAKMKKLQRKAKAEPGAEKEPKEERAGESPHSDHSHYLNALSMRDGDSSSFPSATQPLNPNNPYSPDDTYAGHSGESFCSSDLSLDGTEAGFDIGDGDNGGPDGSHPGGPHSHHGPPPHEAPTLSQSLHAAMHNPIDKLFMMQSSYFSGEHA, encoded by the exons ATGCTGGAATTCTACCCGTCGGCCCCAGGGCCAAACAACCACCCTGGAGAACCGGGCCAACCATTGCTACCGACACCAACAATGTCTTTCCCTCCAGGAATGAACAACAATAACTCTG AGCCAACGGTGTCGGTGAAGACGGAGGCGGGACTCCTAGAGGCGATTTGCGCAGCTTGCGGTCGAGGCATTGCGGACAGATACGTAATGCGAGTAGGAGAGAAAAGTTACCACGAGGATTGCCTCTCTTGCGCTGCATGCGCGTCTCCCTTGGTTCACACCTGTTTCACCCGGGATCACAAGCTCTACTGCAGGGTGGACTACGAGCGCATATTCGCGGTGAAGTGCAGCCGATGCATGGAAAAGATTCGATGTTCGGATCTCGTGATGCGGGTGGCCGGCCTCTTCTTTCACGTCGAATGTTTCGCCTGCTGCATGTGCGGACAGAGCCTTCCTCGAGGGGCTCATTTCATCCTGAGACAGGGGCAACCCATATGTAGAAGAGACTTCGAGCACGAGCGTTACGTTCACAGTCCTCAAG ACGACGACCTCCTGGACGAAAGTCGACCTCCGGACGGGCGTCGCGGCCCCAAAAGGCCCCGCACTATTCTGACTTCCGCTCAGAGACGCCAGTTCAAAGCGTCCTTCGAAGTGTCGCCTAAGCCTTGCAGAAAAGTGCGCGAGGCTCTCGCCAAAGACACTGGTCTCAGTGTTCGGGTCGTGCAAGTCTGGTTCCAAAATCAGAGGGCGAAGATGAAGAAACTTCAGAGAAAAGCGAAGGCGGAACCTGGCGCCGAAAAGGAACCGAAGGAGGAACGCGCCGGGGAAAGTCCTCACAGCGATCACA GTCATTACTTGAACGCGCTGAGCATGCGCGACGGGGATTCTTCCAGCTTCCCTTCGGCCACGCAGCCGCTCAACCCCAACAACCCTTACTCACCCGACG ACACATACGCGGGACATTCCGGCGAGAGTTTCTGCAGCAGTGACCTTTCTCTGGACGGTACCGAGGCCGGGTTCGATATCGGGGATGGGGATAACGGGGGCCCGGATGGGAGTCATCCTGGTGGGCCTCATTCCCATCACGGACCTCCCCCGCACGAAGCGCCGACACTTTCCCAGAGCCTACACGCCGCGATGCATAATCCGATAGACAAACTCTTCATGATGCAAAGCAGTTATTTTAGCGGCGAACATGCGTAG
- the LOC107228234 gene encoding LIM homeobox transcription factor 1-alpha isoform X2, with translation MRAGEEGAFHLRCFVCVVCGSRLQKGDQFVLKQGQLFCRADYEKEVEMMQGYTQLGDFGSDELATIAKSQDGRRGPKRPRTILTTQQRRAFKASFEVSPKPCRKVRENLAKETGLSVRIVQVWFQNQRAKIKKIQKKQRQEGKTDKEMDAANKKISKEEEHNSCSDVETGTAEYLRSAEDHFLPVKEEVDPDDVFFNQQHHSEYPGGDEKINHLRLMPYPTLPPYHPSGAPERSLSYSSPLQGGPGIGLNPIDRLYSMHTSYFCEEDNGITE, from the exons ATGAGGGCTGGCGAGGAGGGCGCCTTTCACCTAAGATGTTTCGTCTGCGTTGTCTGCGGCTCCCGCCTTCAAAAAGGCGACCAATTTGTCCTGAAACAAGGCCAGTTATTCTGTAGAGCTGACTACGAAAAGGAAGTTGAGATGATGCAGGGTTACACGCAGC TCGGGGATTTCGGCTCTGACGAACTTGCGACGATCGCCAAATCCCAGGATGGAAGACGAGGACCGAAAAGACCACGCACTATCCTCACCACGCAGCAGAGAAGAGCGTTCAAGGCCTCCTTCGAAGTCAGTCCGAAGCCCTGTCGCAAGGTGCGCGAAAACCTTGCCAAGGAAACTGGGCTCAGCGTGAGAATAGTCCAG GTATGGTTCCAAAATCAGAGGGCAAAGATCAAAAAGATCCAGAAGAAGCAGAGACAGGAGGGTAAGACGGACAAGGAAATGGATGCGGCTAACAAGAAGAtatcgaaagaagaagagcaCA ACAGCTGCAGCGACGTGGAGACCGGCACAGCCGAGTACCTTAGATCCGCCGAGGATCACTTTTTGCCCGTCAAAGAAGAAGTTGACCCCGACGACGTCTTCTTCAACCAGCAACATCACTCCGAGTATCCAG GGGGGGATGAGAAGATCAACCACCTGAGGCTCATGCCGTACCCAACGCTGCCTCCGTATCATCCTAGCGGAGCACCTGAACGAAGTTTGTCATATTCATCACCGCTGCAAGGTGGTCCAGGTATCGGTCTCAATCCCATCGACAGGCTGTACTCGATGCACACGAGCTACTTTTGCGAAGAAGATAACGGTATTACGGAATGA
- the LOC107216465 gene encoding U6 snRNA-associated Sm-like protein LSm2 — MLFYSFFKSLVGKDVVVELKNDLSICGTLHSVDQYLNIKLTDISVTDPDKYPHMLSVKNCFIRGSVVRYVQLPGDEVDTQLLQDAARKEAAVQTR, encoded by the exons ATG TTATTCTACtcgtttttcaaatctttgGTCGGGAAGGACGTCGTAGTGGAGTTGAAAAATGACCTGAG tatttgtGGTACCTTACACTCTGTGGACCAGTATCTGAACATCAAGCTCACAGACATCAGTGTGACGGATCCAGATAAATATCCTCACATG TTGTCAGTGAAAAACTGTTTCATTCGTGGTTCTGTAGTGAGGTACGTTCAACTTCCTGGAGACGAGGTTGATACACAGCTTTTGCAAGATGCTGCACGGAAAGAGGCAGCTGTACAAACCCGATAA